In the genome of Carassius auratus strain Wakin unplaced genomic scaffold, ASM336829v1 scaf_tig00023198, whole genome shotgun sequence, one region contains:
- the LOC113077757 gene encoding carbonic anhydrase 2, translated as MSNEWGYADHNGPEKWCENYPIANGPRQSPIDIQHSGASYDESLKPLHLQYDPSTSLDILNNGHSFQVTFADDDDSSTLTEGPISGKYRLKQFHFHWGASDDKGSEHTVDGKCYPAELHLVHWNTEYPSFGEAASKPDGLAVVGVFLEIGAENPNLQKLLDAMDAIKCKGTQTSFTNFDPTVLLPESLDYWTYLGSLTTPPLLESVTWIVCKQSISVSSEQMKKFRSLLFTADNEEACCMVNNYRPPQPLKDREVRASFK; from the exons ATGTCCAACGAATGGGGATACGCAGACCATAACG GACCTGAGAAATGGTGTGAAAACTACCCCATTGCTAATGGACCTCGCCAGTCTCCAATAGACATTCAACACAGTGGAGCATCTTATGATGAATCGCTGAAACCGCTTCATCTGCAGTACGACCCCTCCACTTCACTGGACATCCTGAATAATGGACACTCCTTCCAAGTCACCTTCGCCGATGATGACGACAGCTCAA CTCTGACGGAAGGCCCGATCTCAGGCAAATACAGACTCAAGCAGTTCCACTTCCACTGGGGTGCCAGCGACGACAAGGGCTCCGAGCACACAGTCGATGGGAAATGCTACCCAGCTGAG CTCCATCTGGTCCACTGGAACACAGAATATCCCAGTTTTGGGGAAGCAGCCAGTAAGCCTGATGGTCTTGCTGTGGTGGGAGTTTTTCTAGAG ATTGGTGCAGAAAATCCTAATCTTCAGAAGCTTCTGGATGCTATGGATGCAATCAAGTGCAAG GGAACGCAGACCTCATTCACAAACTTTGACCCAACCGTCCTGCTCCCAGAGTCTCTGGATTACTGGACGTACCTGGGGTCTCTGACCACCCCTCCTCTGCTCGAGAGCGTCACATGGATCGTCTGCAAGCAGTCAATCAGCGTCAGCTCGGAGCAG ATGAAGAAATTCCGATCTCTGCTTTTTACAGCAGACAATGAGGAGGCTTGCTGCATGGTGAACAACTATCGCCCCCCTCAGCCTCTGAAAGATCGTGAGGTCCGTGCATCTTTCAAATAA
- the LOC113077762 gene encoding retinol dehydrogenase 12-like — translation MQALRNMIRPWSSDARLDGKTVIITGANTGIGKETAIDLAKRGARIIMACRDTEKADAALKEVKDASGNQDVVTSRLDLADSKSIREFAENINKEEKQVNILINNAGVMVCPYGKTADGFEMQLGVNHMGHFLLTYLLLDLIKRSTPARIINVSSMAHQWGTINLEDINSEKNYDKQKAYSQSKLANILFTRSLAKKLEGSGVTAYALHPGVVQTELWRHLNKFQQAAMWVAKPFTKTSVQGAQTSIYCAVAPELETESGKYYSDCTPAKCSQAAMDDEVAQRLWELSCKMLSITWE, via the exons ATGCAAGCTCTAAG AAATATGATTCGCCCGTGGTCGTCTGATGCCAGACTTGACGGTAAAACCGTTATAATTACTGGAGCCAATACTGGAATTGGTAAAGAGACAGCCATAGACCTGGCAAAGAGAG GAGCACGTATTATTATGGCATGCAGAGATACTGAGAAAGCTGATGCAGCCCTGAAGGAAGTCAAGGATGCTTCAGGTAACCAGGATGTTGTTACCAGCAGGCTTGACCTGGCAGATTCCAAATCGATCAGAGAATTTGCAGAGAACATCAATAAAG AGGAAAAACAAGTCAACATCTTAATCAATAACGCTGGTGTGATGGTTTGTCCTTATGGAAAGACGGCAGATGGTTTTGAAATGCAACTAGGAGTGAACCACATGG GTCACTTCCTGTTGACATATCTGTTATTGGATCTGATTAAAAGATCAACACCTGCGAGGATCATTAATGTCTCGTCCATGGCACACCAATGGGGGACCATCAACCTAGAGGACATCAACAGTGAGAAGAACTATGATAAACAGAAAGCCTACAGTCAGAGCAAGCTGGCGAATATTCTGTTCACTCGCTCGCTGGCCAAAAAACTAGAAG GTTCTGGAGTCACAGCGTATGCTCTTCATCCTGGAGTGGTTCAGACAGAACTGTGGAGGCACTTGAATAAATTTCAACAAGCTGCCATGTGGGTAGCAAAGCCCTTCACTAAAACATCCGTGCAGGGAGCTCAGACCAGCATCTACTGTGCCGTGGCCCCTGAACTGGAGACAGAGAGCGGAAAATATTACAG TGACTGCACACCTGCAAAATGCTCCCAGGCTGCCATGGATGATGAGGTGGCCCAGCGCCTCTGGGAACTCAGCTGTAAGATGCTCAGCATCACATGGGAGTGA
- the LOC113077761 gene encoding patched domain-containing protein 3-like, whose product MPLNMAGCTTDCVEKPISICFQKFGHFVGTHPWWFFISPLLISAVLGSGFYFLEDREANDIEDQFTPVNGPAKLERQFVQQNFPQNDSVFSNQRLYTDGVYASFIAVSRSSNILTDAAFQEIVTLHRKVKGLNVSMGHDVLTFEGLCARRYKKCIPNKILDIYKYYGNNLETTELTFPFFRFGFSYIFLGYSVGGVNINSSVIKSAKAVRLFYFLKEDNRSRTDLWLNEFLKVFPSNLSLNLIKVTYSTSLSRQVEFEANTKDVIPLFSITYVIAIGFSILSCLRFDCVRNKAWVATFGVFSAGLAVLSSFGMMLHIGVPFVMTVANSPFLILGIGVDDMFILISCWQQTSVHDRVETRLSNTYKEAAISITITTLTDVFAFYIGLMTPFRSVRSFCLYTSTSILFCYIYSITFFGAFLVLNGRRENSNKHWLTCKEVPEECPVSQSKLYELCCVGGAYDPHTGREEVQPMNRFFKKYYGPFLMKSWTKVFVIVLYCIYLIISIYGCFQIQEGIDLRNLAADDSYVVKYYDNEKEYFSEYGPNIMVVIRREFPYWDAKYMSDLETCIEDFKNLSFIEKDIFTSWIKSYKYYGYHTKLNLSTEDFFKDNLETFLRLYSDFKQDVNFTNNSIYASRFFIQTVNISTALDEMNMLNNLRETAQKCPVPLLVYHPAFIYHDQYAVIVSNTIQNIGVTTAVMLLISLLLIPNPLCSLWVTFSIASVIVGVTGFMALWDVNLDTISMIILVVCIGFSVDFSAHISYAFVSNKKPSANEKAVEALFSLGYPILQGAVSTILGVVVLSASKNYIFRTFFKIMFLVIFFGLFHGLTFIPVFLTFFDMCSGTPAKNKSGPEQQDVKNSYTNNIQSKDGELKEREIYDNHIFQPDNHRTCQSQPCSAIWMITGNNHHVQDNHMCMASTIPMFKVDSHTYEVHMYTPSDDGMLRVTCPSKIVF is encoded by the exons ATGCCGCTGAACATGGCTGGATGCACCACAGACTGCGTGGAGAAGCCGATCTCCATCTGCTTCCAGAAGTTCGGTCACTTTGTGGGAACTCACCCGTGGTGGTTCTTCATCTCTCCTCTGCTCATCTCTGCGGTGTTGGGGAGCGGGTTTTATTTCTTAGAAGATCGCGAGGCCAATGACATTGAGGATCAGTTCACACCTGTGAACGGTCCTGCCAAACTGGAGAGGCAGTTCGTGCAGCAGAACTTTCCACAGAACGACTCGGTGTTCTCCAACCAGAGACTCTACACGGATGGAGTTTACGCGTCCTTCATAGCGGTATCGAGATCCTCCAACATCCTCACAGACGCTGCCTTTCAGGAGATAGTAACCTTACACAGGAAGGTCAAGGGGCTGAATGTGTCCATGGGTCACGACGTGCTCACTTTTGAGGGACTTTGCGCAAGACGATACAAGAAATGCATACCCAATAAGATTTTggacatttacaaatattatggTAATAATTTAGAAACGACCGAGCTCACCTTTCCCTTCTTTCGTTTTGGATTCTCGTACATCTTCCTGGGCTATTCGGTTGGTGGAGTGAATATAAACTCTTCTGTTATTAAAAGTGCAAAAGCAGTGCGCCTGTTTTATTTCCTAAAGGAGGATAATCGCTCCAGAACAGATTTATGGCTGAATGAATTCCTGAAGGTTTTTCCCTCTAATTTATCACTAAACCTCATTAAg GTCACCTATTCCACATCTTTGTCAAGGCAGGTGGAATTTGAGGCAAACACAAAGGATGTGATTCCTCTCTTCTCCATCACATATGTCATTGCCATCGGCTTCTCCATTCTCTCTTGTTTGAG GTTTGATTGTGTCAGAAACAAAGCATGGGTTGCTACATTTGGGGTGTTCTCTGCTGGACTCGCTGTACTGTCCTCTTTTGGGATGATGTTACACATTGGTGTCCCATTTGTCATGACAGTTGCTAACTCTCCATTCCTGATATTAG ggATCGGAGTGGACGACATGTTCATTCTCATTTCCTGTTGGCAGCAGACCAGTGTTCACGATCGAGTGGAAACTCGCCTGTCTAATACATACAAAGAGGCGGCCATTTCAATCACCATCACCACGCTCACAGACGTGTTCGCTTTCTACATCGGCCTCATGACGCCCTTCCGCTCAGTCCGCTCTTTCTGCTTGTACACCAGCACCTCCATCCTTTTCTGCTACATCTACAGCATCACATTTTTCGGAGCGTTCCTCGTTCTTAACGGACGGCGAGAAAACAGTAACAAGCACTGGTTGACATGCAAGGAAGTACCAGAGGAGTGTCCAGTGAGTCAGTCCAAACTGTATGAATTATGTTGCGTTGGAGGCGCTTACGATCCCCATACTGGCAGAGAGGAGGTACAACCGATGAATCgcttctttaaaaaatactacGGCCCGTTTCTGATGAAATCGTGGACGAAGGTCTTTGTGATTGTGTTGTATTGCATCTATTTGATTATCAGCATTTATGGCTGCTTTCAAATTCAAGAAGGAATTGATCTCCgtaatttagcagctgatgattcTTACGTGGTGAAATACTATGACAACGAGAAGGAGTATTTCTCAGAATATGGTCCAAACATCATGGTTGTCATCCGACGGGAATTTCCGTACTGGGATGCAAAGTACATGTCAGATCTCGAAACTTGCATTGAAGATTTCAAAAACTTATCTTTCATCGAAAAGGATATATTCACCTCCTGGATCAAATCCTACAAGTACTATGGCTATCACACCAAACTCAATCTGAGCACTGAAGACTTCTTCAAAGATAACTTGGAAACCTTTCTGCGATTGTATTCTGATTTTAAACAGGATGTCAATTTCACCAACAACTCCATCTACGCATCTCGCTTCTTCATACAGACGGTAAATATCTCTACTGCACTGGATGAGATGAATATGTTGAATAACTTAAGAGAGACAGCTCAAAAGTGCCCTGTTCCTTTACTAGTGTACCACCCCGCCTTCATCTACCATGACCAGTATGCGGTGATAGTCAGCAACACCATCCAGAACATTGGGGTCACAACGGCTGTAATGTTGCTTATATCCCTTCTCCTCATCCCAAACCCTCTGTGTTCCCTTTGGGTCACGTTTTCCATTGCATCTGTCATTGTTGGGGTCACTGGGTTTATGGCACTGTGGGATGTTAATTTAGACACCATCTCCATGATCATTCTTGTCGTCTGCATTGGTTTTTCTGTAGACTTCTCTGCTCATATATCTTACGCCTTTGTCTCTAATAAGAAACCCAGTGCAAATGAAAAGGCCGTGGAAGCCTTGTTTAGTTTAGGATACCCTATTTTGCAGGGGGCTGTGTCTACTATTCTTGGGGTGGTGGTGTTGTCAGCTTCTAAGAACTATATCTTTAGAACtttctttaaaattatgttcttgGTGATCTTCTTTGGTCTCTTTCATGGCTTAACTTTTATCCCAGTTTTTCTGACCTTCTTTGACATGTGCAGTGGCACACCAGCTAAGAACAAGTCAGGCCCAGAACAGCAGGACGTGAAGAACAGCTACACCAACAACATTCAATCAAAGGATGGTGAGCTGAAAGAGCGGGAAATTTATGACAATCACATTTTTCAACCAGACAACCACCGCACATGTCAGTCTCAGCCCTGCTCTGCTATTTGGATGATAACCGGCAATAACCATCATGTTCAAGATAACCATATGTGTATGGCAAGCACTATCCCAATGTTCAAGGTTGACAGTCACACTTATGAGGTTCACATGTATACACCATCTGATGACGGCATGTTAAGAGTCACATGTCCATCAAAAATTGTGTTTTAA